A single Musa acuminata AAA Group cultivar baxijiao chromosome BXJ2-1, Cavendish_Baxijiao_AAA, whole genome shotgun sequence DNA region contains:
- the LOC104000445 gene encoding putative protein ABIL2 isoform X2, with amino-acid sequence METVSPSASLLQNQLDASNFDELSMDQSLLFSDSLKDLKNLRSQLYSAAEYFELSYATDDHKQFVVNTLREYAIKAVVNTVDHLGSVSFKVTGLLEAKVDEVSGAESRVSCIEQRIRACRELVDREGLSQQSLVIEAPRYHKRYIVPVGKSMPESGRHATPKYEKNLNASKDNTETHKFQPVHHPTVADKAPSFRKARTMSPAPSSRARSVSPRRIPSSSPSQLPGKLFGAEKRATSPIRMPNPLARSGSLAVRPTALRSTSSIGRQYSSATQKSASMRLHAERNDDKDGEQNPSKGKKFLKSLLSRRKSKKDEMVYSYLDEY; translated from the exons ATGGAGACCGTATCTCCGTCTGCTTCTCTGCTGCAGAACCAGCTGGACGCTTCCAACTTCGATGAGCTCTCTATGGATCAAAGCCTGCTCTTCTCGGATAGCCTAAAG GACTTGAAGAATCTGAGGTCCCAATTGTACTCTGCGGCAGAGTACTTCGAATTATCGTATGCCACTGACGACCACAAACAGTT CGTCGTCAACACCTTGAGAGAGTACGCCATCAAGGCCGTGGTCAACACGGTGGACCATCTCGGATCGGTGTCGTTCAAGGTGACCGGTCTCCTCGAAGCCAAGGTCGACGAGGTCTCCGGAGCGGAGTCTCGAGTCTCCTGTATCGAACAG AGGATTCGAGCCTGCCGAGAACTCGTGGACCGCGAAGGGCTGTCGCAACAGTCGCTGGTGATCGAAGCTCCACGGTACCATAAACGCTACATCGTACCGG TAGGTAAATCGATGCCGGAATCAGGACGACATGCAACGCCAAAGTACGAGAAGAACCTGAATGCATCCAAGGATAACACCGAGACACACAAATTTCAACCTG TTCATCATCCCACGGTGGCGGACAAGGCACCTTCATTCAG GAAAGCACGAACCATGTCGCCTGCTCCTTCCTCGAGAGCACGCTCCGTGTCTCCTCGAAGAATTCCTTCCTCGTCGCCTTCACAATTACCTGGAAAGCTTTTCGGTGCAG AAAAAAGAGCAACATCACCGATTCGAATGCCGAATCCACTTGCCCGATCCGGATCACTTGCGGTGCGGCCGACGGCGCTCAGGTCAACATCGAGTATCGGGCGGCAG TATTCTTCGGCGACTCAGAAATCGGCGTCAATGCGCTTGCATGCCGAGAGAAACGACGACAAGGATGGGGAGCAGAACCCGAGCAAAGGCAAGAAGTTCCTCAAGTCCCTGCTCAGTAGGCGCAAATCGAAGAAAGATGAGATGGTTTATAGTTATTTGGATGAGTACTGA
- the LOC135599179 gene encoding importin subunit beta-1-like, whose translation MEVTQILLNAQSVDGTVRKHAEESLKQFQEQNFPTFLLSLSSELANNDKPVDSRKLAGLILKNALDAKEQHRKNELVQRWLSLDVAVKAQVKACLLQTLSSPVPDARSTASQVIAKIAGIELPQKQWPELIGSLLSNIHQLQPHVKQATLETLGYICEEVSPQVVDQDQVNKILTAVVQGMNASEGSTDVRLAATRALYNALGFAQANFSNDMERDYIMRVVCEATLCPELKIRQAAFECLVAISSTYYDKLASYMQDIFSITAKAVREDEEPVALQAIEFWSSICDEEIDILDEYGGDFTADSDIPCYYFIKQALPALIPMLLETLLKQEEDQDQDEGAWNLAMAGGTCLGLVARTVGDDIVPLVMPFIEENINKPDWRQREAATYAFGSILEGPSPEKLIPLVNVALNFMLSALMKDPNNHVKDTTAWTLGRIFEFLHGSTVETPIITHENCQLILTVLLQSMKDVPNVAEKACGALYFLAQGYEDVSSGSPMSPLFQEIIQALLNVTHREDARESRLRTAAYETLNEVVRTSTDETAPIVTQLLPVIMMELHQTLEAQKLSSDEREKQNELQGLLCGCLQVIIQKLGASEATKYAFMQYADQIMEPFLRVFASRNATVHEEAMLAVGALAYAVGGNFIKYMQGFYPYLEMGLQNFQEYQVCAITVGVVGDLCRALEDKILPYCDGIMTQLLKDLSSNQLHRSVKPPIFSCLGDIALATGENFEKYLIYAMPMLQSAAELSAHAVATDDEMLEYTNQLRNGILEAYSGILQGFKNSSKTQLLMRYAPHILQFLDTLYNEKDMDDAVMKTAVGVLGDLADTLGSHAGTLINQSVASKEFLEECLSSDDQLIKESADWAKLAISRAISG comes from the exons ATGGAAGTCACCCAGATTCTGTTGAATGCACAATCGGTGGATGGTACAGTCCGAAAACATGCAGAAGAAAGTCTGAAACAGTTTCAGGAGCAAAACTTCCCTACATTTTTGCTATCTCTTTCTAGTGAGCTAGCAAACAATGATAAGCCTGTTGACAGCCGTAAGTTAGCCGGTTTGATCCTCAAAAATGCTCTTGATGCGAAGGAGCAGCATAGGAAAAATGAGCTTGTTCAAAGATGGTTGTCTTTAGATGTGGCTGTCAAAGCCCAGGTCAAAGCTTGCTTGCTTCAGACCCTTTCTTCTCCTGTTCCTGATGCTAGATCTACTGCATCCCAAGTCATTGCTAAGATTGCTGGAATTGAACTACCACAGAAACAGTGGCCTGAACTGATAGGCTCTCTATTATCGAACATACACCAGCTTCAGCCTCATGTGAAGCAGGCCACACTTGAAACTCTTGGCTACATATGTGAGGAAGTttctccacaagttgttgatcaaGACCAGGTCAACAAGATACTCACTGCTGTTGTTCAGGGTATGAATGCTTCTGAGGGGAGTACAGATGTCAGGCTAGCTGCTACTCGAGCATTGTATAATGCTTTGGGATTTGCACAGGCAAATTTCTCCAATGACATGGAGAGAGATTATATAATGCGAGTGGTTTGTGAAGCTACCTTGTGCCCGGAGTTGAAGATACGGCAGGCTGCATTTGAGTGTTTGGTAGCCATCTCGTCTACCTACTATGACAAGCTTGCATCGTACATGCAGGACATATTTAGTATTACAGCAAAAGCTGTGAGAGAAGATGAGGAGCCTGTTGCTCTTCAAGCTATAGAGTTCTGGAGTTCAATTTGTGATGAGGAAATCGACATTTTGGATGAATATGGTGGTGACTTTACTGCTGATTCTGACATCCCTTgctattatttcatcaagcaagcACTGCCTGCTTTAATTCCTATGCTATTGGAGACTCTTCTCAAGCAGGAAGAGGATCAAGATCAAGATGAAGGGGCTTGGAACCTTGCAATGGCTGGAGGAACATGCTTGGGTTTGGTTGCACGCACAGTTGGAGATGACATAGTGCCTCTTGTAATGCCTTTCATTGAAGAGAACATAAACAAACCAGATTGGAGGCAGAGAGAGGCAGCGACATATGCATTTGGTTCAATTTTGGAGGGTCCATCGCCTGAAAAACTCATTCCTCTAGTCAATGTTGCCCTAAACTTTATGCTCAGTGCCTTGATGAAAGATCCAAATAACCATGTCAAGGACACTACGGCATGGACACTAGGGAGAATATTTGAGTTTCTTCATGGGTCAACCGTAGAAACACCTATCATAACACATGAGAACTGCCAGCTGATCCTGACAGTCCTCCTTCAGAGCATGAAAGATGTTCCTAATGTTGCTGAAAAAGCATGTGGTGCTCTCTACTTTCTTGCTCAAGGTTATGAAGATGTTAGTTCGGGATCGCCGATGTCCCCTTTGTTCCAAGAGATTATCCAAGCTCTCCTCAATGTTACACACAGGGAAGATGCTAGAGAATCCCGCTTGAGGACAGCAGCTTATGAGACATTGAATGAAGTTGTTAGAACTTCAACTGATGAGACAGCACCAATAGTAACACAGTTGCTTCCAGTCATCATGATGGAGCTTCATCAGACTCTTGAGGCACAGAAGCTGTCATCAGATGAGAGAGAGAAGCAGAATGAACTGCAGGGCCTCCTCTGTGGATGCTTGCAGGTTATCATCCAGAAGTTGGGAGCATCCGAGGCAACGAAGTATGCATTTATGCAGTATGCTGACCAGATAATGGAACCCTTTCTCAGGGTTTTTGCTAGCCGAAATGCTACAGTGCATGAAGAGGCTATGCTTGCAGTTGGTGCTCTAGCATATGCCGTCGGGGGAAATTTCATAAAATACATGCAAGGTTTCTATCCATATTtagaaatgggtcttcagaacttTCAGGAGTATCAAGTCTGTGCTATCACTGTTGGTGTGGTTGGAGATTTATGCAGGGCATTGGAGGACAAGATACTGCCTTACTGTGATGGAATCATGACACAACTCCTGAAGGATCTATCTAGTAATCAGTTGCATAGATCTGTTAAGCCACCAATATTTTCATGCCTCGGTGATATTGCTTTGGCAACAGGGGaaaattttgagaaatacttgatcTATGCCATGCCTATGCTCCAGAGTGCAGCAGAACTATCTGCACATGCTGTTGCAACTGATGATGAAATGCTGGAATACACCAATCAACTTAGAAATGGTATTTTGGAGGCATACTCTGGGATATTGCAAGGATTTAAAAATAGTTCAAAGACCCAGCTCCTGATGCGTTATGCACCTCACATCCTTCAATTCCTTGATACATTGTACAATGAAAAGGACAT GGATGATGCAGTGATGAAGACTGCAGTGGGCGTCCTGGGTGATTTAGCTGATACGCTGGGTAGCCATGCTGGTACCTTAATAAATCAGTCTGTTGCAAGCAAAGAATTTTTGGAAGAATGCTTATCATCAGATGATCAATTGATAAAAGAATCTGCTGATTGGGCTAAGTTGGCCATTAGTCGGGCAATCTCTGGTTAA
- the LOC104000445 gene encoding putative protein ABIL2 isoform X1: METVSPSASLLQNQLDASNFDELSMDQSLLFSDSLKDLKNLRSQLYSAAEYFELSYATDDHKQFVVNTLREYAIKAVVNTVDHLGSVSFKVTGLLEAKVDEVSGAESRVSCIEQRIRACRELVDREGLSQQSLVIEAPRYHKRYIVPGKLISLGVFVDTDAIVSDASSSVGCSVGKSMPESGRHATPKYEKNLNASKDNTETHKFQPVHHPTVADKAPSFRKARTMSPAPSSRARSVSPRRIPSSSPSQLPGKLFGAEKRATSPIRMPNPLARSGSLAVRPTALRSTSSIGRQYSSATQKSASMRLHAERNDDKDGEQNPSKGKKFLKSLLSRRKSKKDEMVYSYLDEY; this comes from the exons ATGGAGACCGTATCTCCGTCTGCTTCTCTGCTGCAGAACCAGCTGGACGCTTCCAACTTCGATGAGCTCTCTATGGATCAAAGCCTGCTCTTCTCGGATAGCCTAAAG GACTTGAAGAATCTGAGGTCCCAATTGTACTCTGCGGCAGAGTACTTCGAATTATCGTATGCCACTGACGACCACAAACAGTT CGTCGTCAACACCTTGAGAGAGTACGCCATCAAGGCCGTGGTCAACACGGTGGACCATCTCGGATCGGTGTCGTTCAAGGTGACCGGTCTCCTCGAAGCCAAGGTCGACGAGGTCTCCGGAGCGGAGTCTCGAGTCTCCTGTATCGAACAG AGGATTCGAGCCTGCCGAGAACTCGTGGACCGCGAAGGGCTGTCGCAACAGTCGCTGGTGATCGAAGCTCCACGGTACCATAAACGCTACATCGTACCGGGCAAGTTAATCTCTCTTGGTGTGTTCGTCGATACAGATGCGATCGTCTCTGATGCTTCTTCTTCGGTTGGTTGCTCAGTAGGTAAATCGATGCCGGAATCAGGACGACATGCAACGCCAAAGTACGAGAAGAACCTGAATGCATCCAAGGATAACACCGAGACACACAAATTTCAACCTG TTCATCATCCCACGGTGGCGGACAAGGCACCTTCATTCAG GAAAGCACGAACCATGTCGCCTGCTCCTTCCTCGAGAGCACGCTCCGTGTCTCCTCGAAGAATTCCTTCCTCGTCGCCTTCACAATTACCTGGAAAGCTTTTCGGTGCAG AAAAAAGAGCAACATCACCGATTCGAATGCCGAATCCACTTGCCCGATCCGGATCACTTGCGGTGCGGCCGACGGCGCTCAGGTCAACATCGAGTATCGGGCGGCAG TATTCTTCGGCGACTCAGAAATCGGCGTCAATGCGCTTGCATGCCGAGAGAAACGACGACAAGGATGGGGAGCAGAACCCGAGCAAAGGCAAGAAGTTCCTCAAGTCCCTGCTCAGTAGGCGCAAATCGAAGAAAGATGAGATGGTTTATAGTTATTTGGATGAGTACTGA